In Nocardioides sp. InS609-2, a single genomic region encodes these proteins:
- a CDS encoding PucR family transcriptional regulator, protein MAVTVADVLAMPALRTAQPVVLAGADALDRGVRWVHTTELSDIGPLLRGGDLVMTTGIALPDSEQALGEFATSLWESRAAGLAIELGRRWSVVPDGLVDACTRVGLPLIALGREVRFAAVAQSVGERIVDDQLSQLREAQHVHDVFTGLSVDEADPQKILDAIVSLAGATVVLESGRHRVLDYRPGPRDVRAFFDDWERRSHAVRLTQRTQWDESNGWLVTQVGRPERDWGRLVIGCQSDPSERLVAVAERGAAALALHRLNDRQRYSQVRRLHHELLVGILADAASDELGRRCVLAGFPVERRQLVGVALRSDSPTSPDWVDDLVAATLHAASVAGIPALVGVIDEDVHMLLSVPPRANAVQQSDEVVLTVARRHKVVAACGTVLDELGHAGRTLREAQQVLSSVRRAPDGPQVFRLEDVHVRGLLALLRDDERLRAFADRELARLRAADAAHGGRLEKAVRAMLDHPGSKSAAAKSLAVSRPVLYERLATVTRVLGVDLDDPEIRTSLHLAVLVDDLNQMT, encoded by the coding sequence GTGGCGGTCACGGTGGCCGACGTACTAGCCATGCCGGCGCTGCGCACGGCGCAGCCCGTTGTGCTCGCCGGCGCCGACGCACTCGACCGCGGCGTGCGCTGGGTGCACACGACGGAGCTCTCCGACATCGGACCGCTGCTACGCGGCGGCGACCTGGTGATGACCACGGGAATCGCCCTCCCCGACTCCGAGCAGGCGCTCGGCGAGTTCGCCACCTCACTGTGGGAGTCGCGCGCCGCCGGGCTGGCCATCGAGCTCGGCCGGCGCTGGTCAGTGGTTCCCGACGGCCTCGTCGACGCCTGCACACGGGTGGGTCTGCCGCTGATCGCGCTGGGCCGCGAGGTCCGCTTCGCGGCCGTCGCCCAGAGCGTCGGCGAGCGCATCGTCGACGACCAGCTCAGCCAGCTGCGCGAGGCCCAGCACGTGCACGACGTCTTCACCGGGCTCAGCGTCGATGAGGCCGACCCGCAGAAGATCCTCGACGCGATCGTCTCGCTGGCCGGCGCGACAGTCGTGCTCGAGAGCGGGCGTCACCGTGTGCTCGACTACCGGCCGGGTCCACGAGATGTGAGGGCGTTCTTCGACGACTGGGAGCGGCGCTCGCACGCAGTCCGCCTCACGCAGCGGACCCAGTGGGACGAGAGCAACGGCTGGCTAGTTACCCAGGTCGGCCGACCCGAGCGCGACTGGGGCCGGTTGGTAATCGGGTGCCAGTCCGACCCGTCCGAGCGGCTCGTCGCGGTCGCAGAGCGGGGCGCTGCCGCCCTCGCGCTACACCGGCTCAACGACCGTCAGCGCTACAGTCAAGTGCGCCGCCTCCACCACGAGCTGCTCGTCGGCATCCTCGCTGACGCCGCCAGCGACGAGCTGGGTCGGCGGTGTGTTCTCGCAGGCTTCCCCGTCGAACGCCGCCAGCTCGTCGGCGTCGCGCTGCGTTCGGACTCCCCCACGTCTCCCGACTGGGTGGACGATCTGGTCGCTGCGACGCTGCACGCCGCTTCCGTGGCTGGCATCCCCGCGCTCGTCGGCGTGATCGACGAAGACGTGCACATGTTGCTGTCCGTGCCTCCACGCGCCAACGCCGTACAACAGAGCGACGAGGTGGTCCTCACCGTGGCCCGCCGGCACAAGGTGGTCGCCGCGTGCGGGACCGTGCTGGACGAGTTGGGGCACGCGGGCCGCACGCTGCGCGAGGCGCAGCAAGTGCTCAGCTCGGTACGACGCGCGCCGGATGGCCCCCAGGTGTTCCGATTGGAGGACGTGCACGTGCGTGGTCTGCTCGCGCTGTTGCGCGACGACGAGCGGCTGCGCGCGTTCGCCGACCGCGAGCTGGCTCGGCTGCGCGCGGCCGACGCCGCGCACGGCGGGCGGCTGGAGAAGGCGGTCCGTGCGATGCTCGATCACCCCGGCAGCAAGTCGGCCGCGGCAAAGAGCCTCGCGGTGTCACGGCCGGTGCTCTACGAACGCCTCGCCACGGTGACCCGGGTGCTCGGGGTCGACCTCGACGATCCGGAGATCCGTACGTCGCTGCATCTCGCCGTGCTCGTCGACGACCTCAACCAAATGACCTGA
- a CDS encoding CoA-acylating methylmalonate-semialdehyde dehydrogenase: MTTTTTTTIMHWAAGVPFAGSSDRTAPVTNPATGQVTGELALASRQDADHVIAAASAAAASWGRTSLARRTQVLFAFRELLNSRKGELAEIITSEHGKVRSDAMGEISRGQDVVEFACGISHLLKGGHSESVSTGVDVHSKRDPLGVVGIIAPFNFPAMVPMWFFPIAIAAGNSVVLKPSEKDPSASLWLAELWKEAGLPDGVFNVLQGDKVAVDALLESPEVQAISFVGSTPIAQYVYENASRNGKRVQALGGAKNHMVVLPDADLDLAADSAVNAGYGSAGERCMAISVLVAVGSVADELVARIADRTHTLVTGDGNPSDGSGEADMGPLVTKDHRDKVASFIDSGERQGAKVVVDGREVKARGAADGFWLGPTLFDHVTPDMEIYREEIFGPVLSVVRVETYEEAVALINANPYGNGTAIFTNDGGAARRFEADVHVGMIGVNVPIPVPVAYYSFGGWKRSLMGDTHAHGTEGVHFFTRGKVVTTRWVDPANRPEGGLELGFPRND, translated from the coding sequence ATGACGACCACGACCACGACCACGATCATGCATTGGGCGGCCGGCGTGCCGTTCGCCGGGAGCAGCGACCGGACCGCTCCGGTTACCAACCCCGCTACCGGTCAAGTGACGGGTGAGCTCGCCCTCGCCTCGCGCCAGGACGCCGACCACGTGATCGCCGCCGCTAGCGCCGCGGCCGCCTCGTGGGGCCGTACGTCACTGGCCCGCCGTACCCAGGTGCTGTTCGCGTTCCGTGAGCTGCTGAACTCCCGGAAGGGGGAGCTCGCCGAGATCATCACGTCCGAGCACGGCAAGGTCCGCTCGGATGCGATGGGTGAGATCTCGCGCGGTCAGGACGTCGTCGAGTTCGCGTGCGGCATCTCGCACCTGCTCAAGGGCGGCCATTCCGAGTCGGTGTCGACCGGCGTAGACGTGCACTCCAAGCGCGACCCGCTGGGCGTCGTCGGCATCATCGCACCGTTCAACTTCCCGGCCATGGTTCCGATGTGGTTCTTCCCGATCGCGATCGCTGCCGGCAACAGCGTCGTGCTCAAGCCGAGCGAGAAGGACCCGTCCGCGTCGCTGTGGCTGGCCGAGCTCTGGAAGGAGGCCGGCCTCCCCGACGGCGTCTTCAACGTGCTGCAGGGCGACAAGGTCGCCGTCGACGCGCTGTTGGAAAGCCCCGAGGTGCAGGCGATCAGCTTCGTCGGCTCCACGCCGATCGCGCAGTACGTCTACGAGAACGCCTCCAGGAACGGCAAGCGGGTCCAGGCCCTCGGCGGCGCCAAGAACCACATGGTCGTCCTGCCCGACGCAGACCTCGACCTGGCCGCGGACTCTGCGGTCAACGCGGGCTACGGCAGTGCCGGCGAGCGCTGCATGGCGATCAGCGTGCTCGTCGCTGTCGGCTCCGTGGCCGACGAACTCGTCGCTCGTATCGCCGATCGCACGCACACGCTGGTCACCGGCGACGGCAACCCGTCCGACGGCAGCGGCGAGGCCGACATGGGGCCGCTCGTCACGAAGGATCATCGCGACAAGGTTGCGTCGTTCATCGACTCCGGCGAGCGGCAGGGCGCCAAGGTCGTCGTGGACGGCCGCGAGGTGAAGGCCCGCGGTGCGGCCGACGGCTTCTGGCTCGGCCCGACCCTGTTCGACCACGTCACCCCCGACATGGAGATCTACCGTGAGGAGATCTTCGGTCCGGTGCTCTCCGTCGTGCGCGTGGAGACCTATGAGGAGGCAGTGGCACTGATCAACGCGAATCCCTACGGCAACGGCACCGCGATCTTCACCAATGACGGCGGAGCCGCCCGACGATTCGAGGCCGACGTCCACGTCGGCATGATCGGTGTCAACGTGCCCATCCCGGTGCCCGTCGCCTACTACTCGTTCGGTGGCTGGAAGCGATCGCTCATGGGGGACACCCACGCTCACGGCACCGAGGGGGTGCACTTCTTCACCCGCGGCAAGGTCGTCACCACCCGGTGGGTCGACCCTGCCAACCGTCCCGAAGGTGGGCTCGAGCTGGGGTTCCCCCGCAATGACTGA
- a CDS encoding aspartate aminotransferase family protein, translating to MTETTTTGTDLTPMTAESAYELDRKHVFHSWSAQAQIRPMVITKAEGSYIWDQDDNRLLDFTSQLVFTNLGHQHPRIVRAIQEQAATLCTVAPQHANATRSEAARLIASHTPEGLDRIFFTNGGADANEHAVRMARLHTGRPKVLSAYRSYHGGTQLAINLTGDQRRWANDVGSSGTVHFFGPFAYRSPFHSTSVEEECSRALEHLEQVILFEGADTFAALVLESIPGTAGVLLPPPGYLRGVRELCDRYRILMIVDEVMAGFGRAGRWFAVELDGVVPDLLTFAKGVNSGYVPLGGVAISEPVAATFADRAYPGGLTYSGHPLACAAVVATIRAMEDDRIVEHAAALGEEVFRPRLQHLADRDPWVGEVRGVGAFWAVELVADQDTREPLAAYPGSSPAMAAVVAACKKRGLLPLANVNRIHLVPPLTATASQVSQAIEVLGEALGEARDRS from the coding sequence ATGACTGAGACCACGACGACCGGCACGGATCTCACGCCCATGACCGCAGAGTCCGCCTACGAGCTCGACCGTAAGCACGTCTTCCACTCCTGGTCCGCCCAGGCCCAGATCAGGCCGATGGTCATCACCAAGGCCGAGGGCTCCTACATCTGGGACCAGGACGACAACCGGCTGCTGGACTTCACGTCGCAGCTCGTCTTCACCAACCTCGGCCACCAGCATCCACGCATCGTCCGGGCGATCCAGGAGCAGGCGGCCACGCTGTGCACCGTCGCCCCGCAGCACGCCAACGCGACGCGGTCCGAGGCTGCGCGGCTCATCGCGAGCCACACGCCCGAGGGGCTGGACCGGATCTTCTTCACCAACGGCGGCGCGGACGCCAACGAGCACGCCGTGCGGATGGCGCGACTGCACACCGGCCGGCCCAAGGTGCTGTCGGCATATCGTTCCTACCACGGCGGCACCCAGTTGGCGATCAACCTGACCGGCGACCAGCGGCGCTGGGCCAACGACGTCGGCTCCAGCGGCACGGTGCACTTCTTCGGGCCGTTCGCCTACCGCAGCCCGTTTCACTCCACCTCCGTCGAGGAGGAGTGCTCGCGGGCGCTGGAGCACTTGGAGCAGGTGATCCTGTTCGAGGGCGCAGACACGTTCGCGGCTCTCGTGCTGGAGTCGATCCCGGGTACGGCGGGCGTGCTCCTGCCGCCGCCGGGCTACCTACGTGGTGTGCGTGAGTTGTGCGACCGTTATCGGATCCTGATGATTGTCGACGAGGTGATGGCGGGGTTCGGGAGGGCCGGCCGCTGGTTCGCCGTCGAGCTCGACGGTGTCGTGCCCGACCTGCTGACGTTCGCCAAGGGCGTGAACTCAGGCTACGTCCCGCTCGGCGGTGTCGCGATCAGCGAACCGGTCGCAGCGACGTTCGCCGATCGCGCGTACCCCGGCGGGCTGACCTACTCCGGCCATCCGCTGGCGTGCGCCGCCGTCGTCGCCACCATCCGCGCGATGGAAGACGACCGCATCGTCGAGCACGCCGCTGCGCTCGGGGAGGAGGTGTTCCGCCCCCGGCTGCAGCACCTGGCAGACCGCGACCCGTGGGTCGGCGAGGTGCGCGGTGTCGGTGCGTTCTGGGCCGTCGAACTTGTGGCCGACCAGGACACCCGCGAACCCCTCGCCGCGTATCCCGGCAGCAGCCCGGCGATGGCGGCCGTCGTCGCCGCCTGCAAGAAGCGCGGGCTTCTCCCGCTGGCCAACGTCAACCGCATCCACCTGGTCCCGCCCCTCACCGCGACGGCCAGCCAGGTTAGCCAGGCGATCGAGGTGCTCGGCGAGGCGCTGGGCGAGGCACGGGACAGGTCATGA
- a CDS encoding helix-turn-helix transcriptional regulator — MTASFVSQLEAGRTNASVATLRRLADALGVLVAELFDPAPLPSARVVRTEEAVWETGAAGSLLRAVTHAPQVVEATWCVIPHRSSVGPSDVDIEANAETVILVVGGQGVSVRVADEEFVLERGDSLACESILLQSITNPHAEQAEVIALSSPPYA, encoded by the coding sequence GTGACGGCAAGCTTCGTCAGCCAGCTCGAGGCCGGACGCACCAATGCCAGCGTCGCGACACTCCGTCGTCTCGCGGACGCCTTGGGAGTCCTGGTCGCCGAACTCTTCGACCCTGCTCCACTACCCAGCGCGCGCGTCGTACGGACCGAGGAAGCAGTCTGGGAAACGGGGGCAGCTGGATCCCTCCTGCGCGCCGTGACCCATGCCCCCCAAGTCGTCGAAGCGACCTGGTGTGTGATCCCGCATCGCTCCTCTGTGGGTCCCTCTGACGTCGACATCGAAGCGAACGCCGAGACGGTCATCCTCGTCGTGGGCGGCCAAGGTGTCAGCGTGCGGGTCGCCGACGAGGAGTTCGTCCTGGAGCGCGGCGACTCCCTTGCCTGTGAATCGATTCTGCTGCAATCAATCACGAACCCGCACGCCGAGCAAGCAGAAGTCATAGCCCTGTCGAGCCCGCCATACGCCTAG
- a CDS encoding amino acid transporter, with amino-acid sequence MVPLVVDTWCLPAAIHGTGRTYGAALAVHRSFVIAMALGSVAGTIVGGLLLNTVPSAVLIPFLAALLLLASVEFGNTSKRGPACIHRSRLSVEGLPGTRPATRPTLLDVMNVRDRSRFRTWFFQAEQQPDPGGFYESESAATSHQHVKPWWKVMCLTGVDYFSTLGYQPGIAALAAGALAPVATLVLVLVTLFGALPMYRRVAAESPHGDGSLSMLERLLSYWPSKLLVLALIGFVATGFIITITLSAADASAHLVENPFLTDALHGREVVITLVLLAALAAVFLKGFGEAIGIAVVLVVVYIGLSAVVVVDGFVRVLANPSTFSDWTTLVTDAHSSPLAIFGASLLVFPALALGLSGFETGVVVMPLVKGDATDTPAEPTGRIRNTRKLLTTAALIMSVMLLGSAMVTTLLIPAAEFEPGGEANGRALAYLAHEFLGDGFGTVYDIATIGILWFAGASAMAGLLNIVPRYLPRYGMAPDWARATRPLVVVFTVIAALVTIAFRADVDAQAGAYATGVLALMTSAAVAVTLTEWRRGHRKAGAFFGIVAAVFVYTISVTIIDRPEGLLIALVFIALILILSVVSRIARSTELRVQQVTFDPAAEELLDEVLVVNAPVRFIANKVQAGDDVEYVEKSLDVRMDNHLDAAETAVFLEVTVTDASEFSTHVEVTAARIGTHRVLRATGPSVPNVLAAVLLAVSDRDDMPSHIYFEWSERAPGQNALRFLFAGEGDVPPLTHEILRRAESDPEKRPMVHVGG; translated from the coding sequence GTGGTGCCCCTCGTTGTCGATACGTGGTGCTTACCGGCGGCGATTCATGGCACCGGCAGGACCTACGGCGCCGCCCTCGCCGTCCACCGGTCCTTCGTGATCGCGATGGCGCTCGGCTCGGTTGCGGGGACCATCGTCGGGGGACTGCTCCTCAACACGGTCCCCAGCGCGGTGCTCATCCCCTTCCTCGCAGCCCTTCTCCTGCTCGCCTCGGTAGAGTTTGGCAACACGAGTAAACGAGGACCTGCCTGCATCCACCGGTCGAGGTTGAGCGTGGAGGGGTTGCCAGGGACGCGTCCGGCGACGCGACCTACTCTTCTGGACGTGATGAACGTCCGCGACCGCAGTCGCTTCCGCACTTGGTTCTTCCAGGCCGAGCAGCAGCCCGACCCGGGCGGGTTCTACGAGAGCGAGTCCGCGGCTACCAGTCACCAGCACGTGAAGCCGTGGTGGAAGGTCATGTGCCTGACCGGCGTGGACTACTTCTCCACCCTGGGCTACCAGCCCGGTATCGCCGCCCTCGCAGCGGGTGCGCTGGCCCCCGTCGCCACCCTCGTCCTCGTCCTGGTGACCTTGTTCGGGGCATTGCCGATGTACCGCCGGGTCGCAGCCGAGAGCCCCCACGGTGACGGCAGCCTGTCCATGCTGGAGCGGCTGCTGTCGTACTGGCCCAGCAAACTCCTCGTCCTCGCCCTCATCGGGTTTGTCGCCACCGGGTTCATCATCACCATCACCCTCTCGGCAGCTGACGCGAGCGCTCACCTGGTCGAGAACCCGTTCCTGACCGACGCCTTGCACGGGCGCGAGGTCGTCATCACCCTCGTGCTGCTGGCTGCGTTGGCGGCGGTGTTCCTCAAGGGTTTCGGTGAAGCCATCGGTATCGCCGTCGTCCTCGTGGTCGTCTACATCGGTCTGAGCGCCGTCGTCGTCGTGGACGGGTTCGTCCGGGTCCTCGCGAACCCCTCCACGTTCTCGGACTGGACCACATTGGTCACCGACGCCCACTCTTCACCGCTGGCCATCTTCGGAGCCTCTCTCCTGGTATTCCCAGCATTGGCGCTGGGCCTGTCCGGATTCGAGACCGGCGTCGTGGTGATGCCGCTGGTCAAGGGAGACGCCACCGACACCCCTGCAGAGCCCACGGGACGTATCCGCAACACTCGCAAGCTGCTGACCACCGCGGCTCTGATCATGAGCGTCATGCTGCTGGGCTCCGCGATGGTCACCACGTTGCTGATCCCGGCAGCGGAGTTCGAACCGGGCGGTGAAGCAAACGGAAGGGCTCTGGCCTATCTGGCCCACGAGTTCCTCGGCGATGGTTTCGGCACCGTCTACGACATCGCCACCATCGGCATCCTCTGGTTCGCCGGTGCATCCGCGATGGCGGGGCTGCTCAACATCGTGCCTCGCTACCTGCCCCGGTACGGGATGGCGCCGGACTGGGCCCGCGCGACCCGGCCCCTGGTCGTTGTCTTCACCGTCATCGCAGCCCTCGTCACCATCGCCTTCAGGGCAGACGTCGACGCCCAGGCCGGGGCCTACGCCACTGGTGTGCTCGCTCTCATGACCTCCGCGGCGGTCGCTGTCACGCTGACCGAATGGCGTCGCGGACACCGCAAGGCCGGAGCCTTCTTCGGGATCGTCGCGGCCGTGTTCGTCTACACGATCTCGGTGACCATCATCGACCGGCCCGAGGGACTCCTCATCGCGCTGGTGTTCATTGCGCTGATCCTGATCCTGTCGGTGGTCTCCCGGATCGCCCGCAGCACCGAGCTGCGCGTTCAACAGGTCACCTTCGACCCCGCGGCGGAGGAACTGCTCGACGAGGTGCTCGTCGTGAACGCGCCCGTGCGGTTCATCGCGAACAAGGTGCAGGCCGGGGACGACGTCGAGTACGTCGAGAAGTCCCTCGACGTACGGATGGACAACCACCTCGACGCCGCCGAGACAGCAGTGTTTCTCGAGGTGACCGTCACCGACGCCAGCGAGTTCTCCACCCACGTCGAAGTCACCGCAGCCCGTATCGGTACCCACCGGGTCCTCAGGGCCACCGGCCCCAGCGTCCCGAACGTACTTGCCGCCGTCCTCCTGGCAGTGAGCGACAGGGACGACATGCCCTCCCACATCTACTTCGAGTGGAGCGAGCGGGCACCAGGTCAGAACGCCCTGCGGTTCCTGTTCGCAGGTGAGGGAGACGTGCCTCCACTGACCCACGAGATCCTGCGCCGTGCCGAGTCCGACCCCGAGAAGCGCCCAATGGTGCACGTCGGCGGCTGA
- a CDS encoding DUF389 domain-containing protein, whose amino-acid sequence MLHMRITTPSDLTEQVLAVFTDDPAVSNLSVLRGVSVQPAGDLVLADVAREAANEVVDQLDALGLPQSGTIHVEPVTTWVSKAGFDAERHTPGSSADAVVWADVTQRAYEESELNWTYLAFMTLATLLASIAVVVDSQVLVIGAMVLGPEFVAIAALGLALVRRRGTLFGLAARTLLIGFAVAISFTTVAALAGRALGWITLDDVTGERPGTGFIYSPDKWSFIVAVIAAAAGVLSLTSAKVGGLSGVFISVTTVPAAGNVALGIAVGAGDEVWGSAQQLLINISGMIIAGWATLALQQVVWRRKARHRRRLLARQRP is encoded by the coding sequence ATGCTGCACATGCGGATCACCACACCCTCAGACCTCACCGAACAAGTCCTGGCGGTCTTCACCGACGACCCCGCAGTCAGCAACCTCTCGGTCCTCCGGGGTGTCTCGGTGCAACCGGCAGGCGACCTCGTCTTGGCCGACGTCGCCCGCGAAGCTGCCAACGAGGTCGTCGACCAGCTCGACGCCCTCGGGCTCCCCCAGAGCGGCACCATTCACGTCGAACCAGTCACGACCTGGGTGTCGAAGGCCGGTTTCGACGCGGAACGCCACACCCCTGGCTCCAGCGCCGACGCCGTGGTCTGGGCAGACGTGACCCAACGCGCATATGAGGAGTCCGAGCTCAACTGGACGTACCTGGCGTTCATGACACTGGCGACGCTGCTTGCCTCCATCGCCGTCGTCGTGGACTCCCAGGTCCTGGTCATCGGGGCGATGGTGCTCGGCCCGGAATTCGTAGCCATCGCCGCCCTCGGCCTCGCCCTGGTTAGACGACGCGGCACCCTCTTCGGGTTGGCTGCGCGCACCCTGCTCATCGGGTTCGCGGTCGCCATCAGCTTCACCACCGTCGCCGCACTCGCCGGACGCGCACTCGGCTGGATCACCCTCGACGACGTGACCGGAGAACGACCGGGCACCGGCTTCATCTACTCACCCGACAAGTGGTCCTTCATCGTCGCCGTCATTGCCGCCGCAGCCGGAGTGCTGTCCTTGACCTCCGCGAAAGTCGGCGGACTCTCCGGCGTCTTCATCTCCGTCACCACCGTCCCCGCCGCCGGAAACGTCGCCCTCGGCATCGCCGTCGGGGCCGGCGACGAAGTCTGGGGTAGCGCCCAGCAACTCCTCATCAACATCAGCGGCATGATCATCGCCGGGTGGGCCACCCTGGCGCTGCAACAGGTGGTCTGGCGGCGTAAGGCCCGGCACCGGCGCCGTCTTCTCGCCAGACAACGTCCCTAG
- a CDS encoding MFS transporter translates to MRLAEYGGPTERYKMQAGKAPHAEARIATSVWRNRDFRLIWGGQTASDFGTGLTMLAYPLLMLALTHSPTQAGALSAVCTLPYLLLGLPAGALADRWNRKRVMIICDLCRAVTVFSIPLTLWLGHVTPVQLYVTGFLGGVFFVFFSAADAGALPNVVEKDQLTSAVAAQQATSSATAVVAPPLGGSLFQIFRGLPFLIDAISYLASAIVLSAARLEFQQPREQTQTKLRSDIVVGVRWLWTHPAIRTVAIAAAGLQLAMAGAELVVIIAAQREDASPAVIGAMLSAVGIGGVAGSILASRLKARFEFGHILLSVMWCQAALWVLIGLFAHVVLLIAPLLVVFVATAQIFGIAALSYQLSATPDHLQSRVGTAFKLIAWSSFPLGAGIAGVLLGRFGPAVTSLVFGVWVFAIALFATVCGGLRELADPSDHSS, encoded by the coding sequence ATGAGGTTGGCCGAATATGGCGGCCCGACGGAGAGGTACAAAATGCAGGCTGGAAAGGCTCCCCACGCCGAGGCGCGTATCGCAACGTCCGTCTGGCGTAATCGGGACTTCAGATTGATCTGGGGCGGACAGACGGCGTCCGACTTCGGTACCGGCCTCACCATGCTGGCCTACCCGCTGCTGATGCTGGCCCTGACCCACTCCCCGACGCAGGCCGGCGCGCTCTCAGCGGTGTGCACGCTGCCGTACCTCCTGCTCGGGCTCCCCGCCGGCGCCCTGGCGGACAGGTGGAACCGGAAACGCGTCATGATCATCTGCGATCTTTGCCGCGCGGTGACCGTCTTCTCCATCCCGCTGACCCTGTGGCTCGGACACGTCACCCCCGTCCAGCTCTATGTGACGGGCTTCCTCGGCGGCGTGTTCTTCGTGTTCTTCAGCGCCGCCGACGCCGGCGCCCTGCCCAACGTCGTTGAGAAGGACCAGCTCACCTCCGCCGTGGCCGCGCAACAGGCGACCAGCTCGGCGACGGCCGTGGTGGCGCCCCCGCTGGGAGGCAGCCTCTTCCAAATCTTCCGTGGCCTGCCGTTCCTCATCGACGCCATCTCCTACCTGGCTTCGGCGATCGTGCTGTCCGCGGCCCGCCTCGAGTTCCAGCAGCCGCGGGAGCAGACGCAAACGAAGCTGCGGTCGGACATCGTGGTCGGCGTGCGATGGCTATGGACCCATCCGGCGATCCGCACCGTCGCCATCGCGGCGGCCGGGCTGCAACTGGCCATGGCCGGCGCCGAGCTAGTCGTCATCATCGCCGCCCAGCGGGAAGACGCGTCGCCGGCCGTCATCGGCGCCATGCTCTCCGCTGTCGGGATCGGCGGAGTGGCCGGCTCAATCCTCGCCTCGCGGCTCAAGGCCCGGTTCGAGTTCGGCCACATCCTGCTGAGTGTCATGTGGTGCCAAGCTGCTCTGTGGGTTCTGATCGGGTTGTTCGCCCACGTCGTTTTGCTAATTGCCCCGCTCCTCGTGGTGTTCGTGGCGACGGCGCAGATCTTCGGCATCGCAGCCCTGAGCTACCAGCTGTCCGCCACCCCCGACCACCTGCAGAGCCGGGTCGGTACCGCCTTCAAGCTGATCGCGTGGAGCAGCTTCCCGCTGGGCGCCGGTATCGCCGGAGTGCTGCTCGGCCGGTTCGGACCGGCCGTAACCAGCTTGGTGTTCGGCGTTTGGGTCTTCGCCATCGCCCTGTTCGCCACCGTGTGCGGTGGCCTGCGCGAGCTCGCCGATCCCAGCGATCACTCCTCGTAG
- a CDS encoding 4'-phosphopantetheinyl transferase superfamily protein, protein MIEMLLPPTVVAVEAFDDVPDEKPFPGEEDLIAKAVAERRREFITARRCARTALRAFGYLDAPIRTGPKREPQWPAGMTGSITHCAGYRSAAVARIADMSLLGIDAEPHGPLPDGIIESIARPAEKDMLGRLEVTHPDIHWGRLLFSAKESVYKAWFPVTRRWLGFEEAQLTIDPNSGTFNAQLLADCTRIDGGPHLTVWPGRFTITRDLVLTTVFAG, encoded by the coding sequence ATGATTGAGATGTTGCTGCCTCCGACGGTCGTGGCGGTCGAGGCGTTCGACGATGTGCCGGACGAGAAACCCTTCCCGGGCGAGGAAGACCTCATCGCCAAAGCGGTCGCCGAACGGCGGCGCGAGTTTATCACCGCGCGCCGATGCGCCCGAACGGCGCTGCGCGCATTCGGCTACTTGGACGCCCCCATCCGCACCGGGCCCAAACGCGAACCCCAATGGCCGGCCGGAATGACCGGCAGCATCACCCATTGCGCCGGCTATCGATCCGCGGCGGTGGCTCGCATCGCCGACATGTCCCTGCTCGGCATCGACGCCGAACCGCACGGCCCGCTACCCGACGGCATCATCGAATCGATCGCCCGGCCGGCCGAGAAGGACATGCTGGGGCGCCTCGAAGTCACCCACCCGGACATCCACTGGGGGCGGCTGCTATTCAGCGCCAAGGAATCGGTGTACAAAGCGTGGTTCCCGGTGACTCGGCGTTGGCTCGGCTTCGAGGAGGCCCAGCTGACCATCGACCCAAATTCCGGCACGTTCAACGCACAGCTGCTGGCCGACTGCACCAGGATCGACGGCGGACCGCACCTGACGGTTTGGCCGGGCCGGTTCACCATCACACGAGACCTCGTGCTGACCACCGTGTTCGCCGGCTGA